The Nymphaea colorata isolate Beijing-Zhang1983 chromosome 11, ASM883128v2, whole genome shotgun sequence genome includes the window TTGTTACATCATCCCATCTGCCAAcagttgcatatgtattgcttAAAAGCACATAATACCCTGTTTCTTCTGGAAACATGTCAAAGATTTTTCTTGCTACGTGTTCTGCTAATTTAACATCTTTATGGAGCTTGCAAGCACTAAGCAAGCTTCCCAGAACATCAATGTCTGGATCAACTGGCATTTTCTTGACAAACTCCCATGCATCACTAAGATGCCCAGATCTCCCAAGCAGGTCCACCATGCATGCATAGTGTTCCATATCCGGCACAACTCCATAAAGATTGGTCATTGAATTATAGATTAACCAGCCTTGGTCAAGCATACCTCCATGGCTACAAGCTGATAACAATGCAACAAACGTTACCTTGTCAGGCTTCATATTTGTATTCAGCATCTCATGGAAGACTAGACAAGCATGATTTCCATTTCCATGCATTCCAAAGGCCCCAATAACTGTGTTATATGTAACAGCGTTCTTCTCCTTCATCAGTTTGAAAACCTTCATCCCAAGTTCCAGGTGCCCAGATTTAGAGTACATGTCTATTAGGGAATTCCCTACAGAAACAGTTGAATCGAAACCTCCCCTCATTGCATAACCATGAATCTCCTTTCCTTGTTTCACCATTGCCAAGCTTGTGCATAACCTTATTATACTCAAAAGAGTGATCGAGTTTGGATTCACCTCCACTTCTTGCAGATGTCGCAAGAGTTTGAAGGTCAATTCAGCATTTTCATTCAGAGAATAGCCTGTAATCATCGAATTCCAGACTGCAATATCTCTTTCTGGCAAGACATCAAATAACATTTCTGCTTCTTTTATCCTTCCACACCTGGCATACATGTCTACCAGTGCACTTCCAATGAAGCGGTCACATTCAAACCCATTCCTTATGACGAAATTATGGATTTCCCTTCCCTTACGAAGCATTTTCAGGCTAGAAAAAGTAGGCAAAAGGCCAGCTATAGTAACAGAATTTGGTGTTATACCTGATTCATTCATTCTAGCATACAGTGATAAACATTCCTCATGTTCATGATTCTGTGAATGCCCACCAATTAAGGTACTCCATGACACCAGATCCTTCATGCCCATACTCTCAAACAAGCATTTTGCATCATTGGTGCTGCCACACTTGCAATACATGTCAATCAAAGAATTCATCGCACACAAATCGTTCACAAACCCACTCTTCACAACGAGACCATGAACTGATTTCCCCAGCTCAACTGCACCATTCCTGCCACATCCAGGAATGACCATCGCCAGTACCACAGGGTCAGGGTTCAAGCCCTCCGACATCATCCTCACAAACAAAACCAATGCATCAGTCCACCTCCCAGATTGCACAGTTCCACAAATCATAACACCCCAACAAACCAAATCCCTCTGcatcattttctcaaacactgaACGCGCTTCCCCAATGCTACCACACCTCGCGTACATATCGATAATGGCGCATTCCACAAAAGGATTCGGATCAAGCCTCTGCTGAGCCCTCAAACTGCAAACAAAGTGGTGTATTTCTCTACCTTGTTGAAGATCCGACAAGCCAGAACAGGCCTTGAAGACGCACGGGAAGGTAAAATTATCAGGAGAAAGGCCTTCCCACAACAACGCTCCATACCATTCAAGCGTTTCTTCGAACAGCCCATGATTTAGAAGCCCCTTCAGAACCGAGTTCCAAGCAAACACAGATTTCGTGGGCAGAAGATGGAAGACACCGATAGCTTCACGGAGTCCATCGCCATTGACGTACATGTTCACCAACTGTGCTCCCAAGATTACATCGTTGGGGAGATAGCCACTGACCACTAGAAATCCATGTACTAGAGCAGCTTCCCTCAAAGAATAGGCATTCTGAGCAGATTTCAAGACCATGAACACAGCATCCAAATTGGGGAGTCTGCATGGTGGCCTTTGAGGTGGGCCTGTGCGTCTGAATCTGTGAGCAAGCAGGTTAAGGTGGTTCTCCGTCTTGCAGAGCTGGTGTGGAAGAGTAGGAGCACTGGTAGTAAATTTGTGAAAACTGGTTAGTTTTTGCTTGGCTCGGAATGGATGAGATTCCAGTCTTCTGATCAAGGTGACGAACCAAATCATCCCTTACATGTAAATTTGTGAAATGTCTTTAAATAGCTAAAATAGAATAGTTGCTGGTCGTGTGCCTGCATTTCATGTGCGTGTCAAGAAATGCCGTCTGACACTAAAAGCTCATAAAGGCAATAACATTTAACGAACCATAGTTTCAGCCACTTTCCCCTGGTGCAACCCAATGCCAATGGAGTACCCGATTGAGACAAGTGACAACTGATTCTTCTAAAGCACAACGGTCGCAAAAGCATAAACCAATTTCCCCATAGAAAACAAGAATCCCAAAGGAAATGAAGCAATTCAACCAATACCTAACTGAGAAAACAATTCTAGAAACATTGAGTGTAGACAATGCCGGTCGAGTTCGGATACGGAACAGGCAACGAAGCCCAATTAGGCTGCTGACCTTATGTGACTCAACTGCGCCATCAGAATGATCCTCCGACTCCGAGTACTCGTCCAAAGCCATCAGATGGCGGTACTTCAAACTGGGTTCAAACGCAGGAATAACAAAATTGGCGGGAAAGAACAGCTCATCGCTATATCTGGGATCAAGAACTCGCGAGCGAGTGGAGACTGTGGAAGAGGAGGACGACCAGGAGGCGGAGACGTCGAGGCAGCGAAGGCGGAACACAAATAGTAGAAGGAAAGCGAGCGCTGGCGAAGTGGGCAGTTCTTCAACGGCAAGAAATGGAGGTTGGGACTGGAGAGGGACATGGCGAGAAGCCTATATGGCGGCCTCCGACGGCCCTCCAGAGGAAGAGGCTGGAGAAGGGCATGCTCAGGTAAGGCTGAAGGAGTGAGGCATGGACCAAGTACCAACCGGCCAAGCCGACACGccgaggaagagagagagggtaccGTGTGGTGGTCTACTGGTAATGGTGAGGAAAGTGGCGGCTCGCCTCCATACAAAACCCCGACCAAAGGTGAGAGGAGTTGCTCACAGTAGCGAGAGAGTGAGACAGCGGCCACTCGTAAGGTTGAGACGGAGCCTGGGTCTTCAACCTTGGTTCCTCCCAGATAAACCATATGGGTTAAACTTGGCTCGTTCAGATCAAGTTTGGAGCTCGACTCATGCATGACTCGTGTATTGAGTGGGTGAGCTCGAATGGAGCTTTGAACAACAACTAAGCTCGGTCCAACCTTACGTCGAGCCAACTGGATTTACTTTGCATGGTTAAAATAGTTTCAAGGTTAAAGAGCTTATCCCTGAGAAAATGGAAGACGTAATTTTCTGCTTTAGAAATAAGTATACCACTTCAGAAGTGGTATAGTTATTGGGCACAAAGAGTTTGTTTGAACCAAACATGATACAAGCTTGATTGATCTACACGTGGATCACATAGATGGTAAAAATATTAGATgattaatatttaaaaagttgCTACTAATGACGCCATTCCTTCTCTCTTGTGGCAAAGGGATTCACACTTAGGTCAATCCACTCAGCTAGGTGTGCATAGAAATGCACGTAGGCTGAGTTCAGACAGAGCTTACCATATTAAAACTCGGCCTGATCACAGAGCTTAGATGAGCTCAAGCTAGTCTTATAGGGGTTGTTTGGTaacaataacataatgttaatgttccataaatctacTCTAAAAATGGAGCAAGTTCATGGAACATTAGTGTATTGTTCTATGATCAAATCTGCCTCAATCTtcgaagtagattcatgaaacactcaagTGGTGTTCCTGCGGCCAAACAACCCCATAAACATTGAACCCAAGTCCAAACACAGCTGTTAATGCACCTGGTTGAGTTTGAAGTTAGCCACCGATCTTACACTTTATTCAACATGTAATCTAAATATTAACATTATTAGTAtgatatttcttaaatttgataaAGTTTATCAGCTAAGTCAAGGTTAATCAAACTTAATTGACAAAAGTTAGGGTCTTGGGTTCTAGTTGAGTAGAGTCTAACCTCAGGTGTGCAAAGCCCTTGTGGGTAATATTTGTTGAGTGCATCTTGACTCTTCGTTTCTCAAGCAATGCGGTTGTCGAGAGATCAAAGCTCAGAATTTGTTATCAGTGGACGaaaggttaacaacccactacCCAAAAAGTGGTCTGAAGGCGGCCCCTCCCCACATTCCCTATGCCTTCGAGGTCCTGAGCTACTACGTCTCACTTAATTTCTTCGATGAAATATGAGAACTTAACTTATTGATGGACGGTTAAGATATGCCATGGCTTCATGTTGAAGGGTTAACTAATTAGGCGTCGCTTGGCTTTGTTGCTTTTGTGGTGAAAAAGTTGTGGCCTCATCCACTAAGCAGCCAGCCATGTGCAAGATGGATACTGATATCAGCAACAACTTTCATGCTTTTGAGAGAACTCAAAACCCACACAATAATTTCTCAGTGATGACTCCAATGCAACTATGAAAATAAACCCGCATGGTCAACTCTCCCACTTCTAAAATAactattattgttattaaaattcatattttcatatttgtgtgacatgaaaaaattcatattttcatatataacaTTGGTTTTGAGGTTATTATTGGCATTCTCTCAATTCATTTCTTGGGTCCGTACTGACTTTGGATCCGGGCCATGTCCTATAAGGCCTGAAAGTGTTACCGACTTTTTAACCAAATCGGACGAACCCCATTATAAGGACTTGAGCCAGTTTGTCCGGGCTTGACTTGAACCTCATAGATTAATAGTTTACCAAGAATCTGCCTTTGGTACCTAATAGAAACGCGAACAAGTTCATGACATTGGCGCTTCTCCTACTTGGTGGTCATGCAAAACGCGAAAAAGTTTGCAAACTGTGCTTTTCGGACTACTTAAAATTTCATGAAGCACAAACGAGTTATCGAGACTGTATCTCCACAAGATGTGGACAAGCAAGTTCCACACAAAGAAGAATAGCACGACAACGCTATAAATCATGGAACTTCGAAAATTAATTTGCAGTAGCGCTTAACAAGGTAAATCAAGAACTCAAATAATTAGATCTCAACTCATCTTCAATTAGCACAAGATTGTAACTATTTACAGTGGGCTAGCACAGGCCAATACATGAACAATTTGTACTAATCTCAGATCAGAAAACACAGCAACCGGCCGGCTACTGGAGCATactgttcttcttctttcttgttggtTCCAAAACGGGATGAAGTGATCAACTGCTTCTTAGACCCATCTTCACCATAGCCAAGGACTTAAAAAACCAGGCTCAAGGTCCCCAGAAGCAGCAAAAAGAGGCCAAAAAGTTCACCCCTTCAGGCAAAAAAAACTCTCCAAACCCATGCATCGGTTTCCAGGCCGGGGGTTCATCTACAAAATCCGCCGGACTCGGCCACTCGGCCGCCGGAAACTAGTCATGCCAGCAGAGGAGCATGACGACGCATCGCCGGATGATATAGAGCCTGGCTCTCTGCTCCCTGATAGCTCCTCCTAGACCTCTGCTGGACAGCCTTCTCTTGGAAGAGCCAACCGCTCCCATCTTCATGGCTGATGATATCTCTCTCGAAACTAAGGCACTGACTTGAATCAGAGAAGACCCACTTGGGTGTCTGTAAGATCTGCAGACAGAAACTGAGTGAAGTGCAGTGGTtgcagaggaggaagaagaaggtgtGTCTATATATAGGAGTCAGGGCTAGGTGGGTGCAGTGGGGAGTGGACCAGAGCTAGGGCTTGGTTGCTTAAAGTGACAGCTGCAATGTACAACAAGCGTGTGTGTGTTGCCCCCTGCCCATTGAGACAAGACCCTCTATGTGGCTGCCAACTTGCACCATCCTGATTTAAAAAGTCCAGAAAACCAATCCAAAAATTTGTTTAGTTATTTACTTTTCTTTGTCTACATACTTGAATGCCAAGGTAAAACATATGGGTATGTTTAGTTTATTAAAATAAGTTTGTTGTTTCAGTTAATTAGTGCAAATGTCCTTCTTACGCTTCCACCAATGACTCTCATTCCCATGTAAATGTCGTTGGACCTGGAAAATAGAAAGGACCTGTTCTTattgacctctctctctctctctctctctctctctctctctctctatatatatatatatatatatatatatatatatatatatggcttgaCCGGATAGAGATCCAGATTTAGATCACAGATCCAACTAGGGAAATCAGTTGGATAAAGAGGTTATCTTCAATATTATTtggtttcttccttttctaaATAAGGATCCTTCAGTCTTAGTCCTCCCTTCCTTGCAGAAGTTGGGTAGccacaaatattttaaatgttcaacaaattggaatgaaaaatcTTGTGGGAAATTAAATAGGTGTTTACCTTGGGAAAATACTTAGCAATGTTaattataaataatgaaaacagTCTAGCATGTTCAGTTTTTTTGttgtctttattttgtttgaattcaatGCCTCACACATCTATGTTTATCTGCATTTTGTGGTGATTTTTAATAGTTTAACTTTTGTCACAATCTTACTGTTTAGTGACTAATCAATCTAACCAAAGCCTGGCTATTATCAAGCTtgggttttttttcttcaccaatTAACTTGAACTTTTAACACATTTGAAGATGGTTTGAGCATGTCAACTTATTCTTTTTACATATGtaggtttgaaattgaatttgaagCTTAGAGCATTATTCAATGAAGTTGCTTATAAAATGTTCAGAAGCAACGCCCTCTTGCCCTCATGTGATGACCAAATAACTTAAACAAGTCTCATTTTTCCAAGAAGAAACTCATTCAAGTTCATGGTCGCCCACTATTATCCATGGTCCCTTGATGACAAAGCGGGAGAACTTAAACTATCATCTTAATCAAACCACCAATCTCCTTGTTTTCCTAAGCAGGCGTGTAAAACTACACCCAGTTTATTGTATTACTACTGTCTCATGGCTGCTGGCCTCACATGCTATATACTAAAATTTCCTTgctttacataattttttatcataaaaagaaaggaggaaattagcaaatatatatcaaattaatGCCTTCTTGCAAATAAAAATTACTTGGTTTTGGTTAATGTTTAATATCTCATGAGCGAAAATACTCTTAGAATAGTCCAAATCGAAATTAATAGAGAGAAATAAATGTGTGCCTAGCCTAACTATCTTGGTGTcctctttcttcattttgtcGAGCCAGAGCTTAATACGGGGTGAGTTGGGATAAGCTAAACCAAGCACTCGGGTCAATTTTTGGTTGAGTTGCATTTATATGTACCTCTTTCTAAACTAGTTAAAAGCGTCACGAAACACAAAAAGAGTGGCCTGGTTCGTGAAGCTATGGCCCACATGTTCTGAATTTTACAAACTTGGTCAGGTTCTGAACAACTTAATTGTTCCATAAAAAGACTAGCAGGAACTTTCGGGTGAGCGGGATGAAATTTCACTGCTCGAGTGAAGGCTGAAGTCTCCCTCTTTCTCCATCCCCTTGcaattaggggtgaacaacgagctcgagctcgagctcgacttgttaaaactcggctcgtgtacgagttcgagctgagtcatttgcttaatgagtcaagctcgagttcatgagttgactcgttcaaataatcgtgtcgagttcaagttcattgaactcgaactgttaaagctcgacttgactcaaaAATGATGTGTAGCGAAATATTAGActcatttttaagtttttacaaaaactcattcaagtttgttgagccttaatcgagtcgagctcgatttatggcaaagtaatagtcgatatattcaaacaagtttttcgatccttaatcgagtcgagctcgatttatggcaaagtaatagtcgatatattcaaacaagtttttcgatccttaatcgagtcgagctcgagctcaacacgcaATTTCCGAGTTGGGCgattctcgagctcgagctggcgggctcgactcggctcgtgttcacccctacttgACTACTTTCAGTACCTTAAGGTGACGCTCTGGcgatacttcaacttgcatattgatGCTCCTTCTTTTGTACCAAAGAGAGTTTTCGTTACAAGAGTTTGAAATGGAGACTAGCGGCCTGCAGCCTTCGCCCCATTCGGGAAGAAGACTAGCAATGTCAAGATAAGACAAGCCCGGTGACATCCACACTgatatcaaagattcaaaatcaAACAAGAATTGAAGCCAATATTGTCTCCAAATTCATCTTCTAAGTTAGAATAAAAATGTCAATATCTACATTGAAGATACAAGTTAGAGGGCTATATAGCATAAGCTTAATACAAGATCAGCCAAGATTTCTTGGCAAGGCTGCAGAGACCAGCAACTAATTAAACAACACTACAATTTTGACCATGCTTTGATCAAGTGCTTCTAGGAACCCATCTTCACCAGC containing:
- the LOC116265051 gene encoding putative pentatricopeptide repeat-containing protein At3g01580, whose product is MIWFVTLIRRLESHPFRAKQKLTSFHKFTTSAPTLPHQLCKTENHLNLLAHRFRRTGPPQRPPCRLPNLDAVFMVLKSAQNAYSLREAALVHGFLVVSGYLPNDVILGAQLVNMYVNGDGLREAIGVFHLLPTKSVFAWNSVLKGLLNHGLFEETLEWYGALLWEGLSPDNFTFPCVFKACSGLSDLQQGREIHHFVCSLRAQQRLDPNPFVECAIIDMYARCGSIGEARSVFEKMMQRDLVCWGVMICGTVQSGRWTDALVLFVRMMSEGLNPDPVVLAMVIPGCGRNGAVELGKSVHGLVVKSGFVNDLCAMNSLIDMYCKCGSTNDAKCLFESMGMKDLVSWSTLIGGHSQNHEHEECLSLYARMNESGITPNSVTIAGLLPTFSSLKMLRKGREIHNFVIRNGFECDRFIGSALVDMYARCGRIKEAEMLFDVLPERDIAVWNSMITGYSLNENAELTFKLLRHLQEVEVNPNSITLLSIIRLCTSLAMVKQGKEIHGYAMRGGFDSTVSVGNSLIDMYSKSGHLELGMKVFKLMKEKNAVTYNTVIGAFGMHGNGNHACLVFHEMLNTNMKPDKVTFVALLSACSHGGMLDQGWLIYNSMTNLYGVVPDMEHYACMVDLLGRSGHLSDAWEFVKKMPVDPDIDVLGSLLSACKLHKDVKLAEHVARKIFDMFPEETGYYVLLSNTYATVGRWDDVTRVRGKIKEKGLIKEPGRSWIQIRGTVHSFLAKDSSNPRFSLMSKALESLLLMMKDEGYIPDLSFSLLEPAYYDSKAATSDKFHHR
- the LOC116264857 gene encoding small polypeptide DEVIL 4-like: MKMGAVGSSKRRLSSRGLGGAIREQRARLYIIRRCVVMLLCWHD